One Rattus rattus isolate New Zealand chromosome 12, Rrattus_CSIRO_v1, whole genome shotgun sequence genomic window carries:
- the Gjb2 gene encoding gap junction beta-2 protein: MDWGTLQSILGGVNKHSTSIGKIWLTVLFIFRIMILVVAAKEVWGDEQADFVCNTLQPGCKNVCYDHHFPISHIRLWALQLIMVSTPALLVAMHVAYRRHEKKRKFMKGEIKNEFKDIEEIKTQKVRIEGSLWWTYTTSIFFRVIFEAVFMYVFYIMYNGFFMQRLVKCNAWPCPNTVDCFISRPTEKTVFTVFMISVSGICILLNITELCYLFIRYCSGKSKRPV; the protein is encoded by the coding sequence ATGGATTGGGGCACGCTACAGAGCATCCTCGGGGGTGTCAACAAGCACTCCACCAGCATTGGGAAAATCTGGCTTACCGTCCTCTTCATCTTCCGCATCATGATCCTCGTGGTGGCCGCGAAGGAGGTGTGGGGAGATGAGCAAGCCGATTTTGTTTGCAACACTCTCCAGCCTGGCTGTAAGAATGTGTGCTACGACCACCACTTCCCCATCTCTCACATCCGGCTCTGGGCTCTGCAGCTGATCATGGTGTCCACGCCGGCCCTCCTGGTAGCTATGCACGTGGCCTACCGGAGACACGAAAAGAAACGGAAGTTCATGAAGGGAGAGATAAAGAACGAGTTTAAGGACATCGAAGAGATCAAAACCCAGAAGGTCCGTATCGAAGGGTCCCTGTGGTGGACCTACACCACCAGCATCTTCTTCCGGGTCATCTTCGAAGCTGTCTTCATGTATGTCTTTTACATCATGTACAATGGCTTCTTCATGCAGCGTCTGGTGAAGTGTAACGCCTGGCCTTGTCCCAATACAGTGGACTGCTTCATTTCCAGGCCCACAGAAAAGACTGTCTTCACGGTGTTCATGATCTCTGTGTCTGGAATTTGCATCCTGCTAAACATCACAGAGCTGTGCTATCTGTTCATTAGGTATTGCTCAGGGAAGTCCAAAAGACCAGTCTAA
- the LOC116913818 gene encoding dual specificity protein phosphatase 5 has protein sequence MKVTSLDGRRLRKMLRKEAEARCVVLDCRPYLAFAASSVRGSLNVNLNSVVLRRARGGAVSARYVLPDEAARARLLQEGGGGVAAVVVLDQGSRHWQKLREESAARVVLTSLLACLPAGPRVYFLKGGYETFYSQYPECCVDAKPLSQERLEGERGLLSQCGKPILSVAYRPAYDQGGPVEILPFLYLGSAYHASKCEFLANLHITALLNVSRRTSEACTTHLHYKWIPVEDSHTADISSHFQEAIDFIDCVREEGGKVLVHCEAGVSRSPTICMAYLMKTKQFRLKEAFEYIKQRRSVVSPNFGFMGQLLQYESEILPSTPTPQPPSCQGEAASSTFIGHLQTLSPDMQGAYCTFPTSVLAPVPTHATVAELHRSPVATATSC, from the coding sequence ATGAAGGTCACGTCGCTCGACGGGCGCCGGCTGCGCAAGATGCTCCGCAAGGAGGCGGAGGCGCGCTGCGTGGTGCTCGACTGCCGGCCCTACCTGGCCTTCGCCGCGTCGAGCGTGCGCGGCTCGCTCAACGTCAACCTCAACTCGGTGGTGCTGCGGCGGGCCCGGGGCGGCGCGGTGTCGGCGCGCTACGTGCTGCCCGACGAGGCGGCCCGCGCTCGGCTGCTGCAGGAGGGCGGCGGCGGCGTGGCGGCGGTGGTCGTGCTGGACCAGGGCAGCCGCCACTGGCAGAAGCTGCGGGAGGAGAGTGCTGCGCGCGTCGTGCTCACCTCGCTGCTGGCCTGCCTGCCCGCCGGCCCGCGGGTCTACTTCCTTAAAGGCGGGTACGAGACCTTCTACTCACAGTATCCTGAGTGCTGTGTGGATGCGAAGCCCCTTTCACAAGAGAGGCTCGAAGGTGAGAGAGGCCTCCTCAGCCAGTGCGGAAAGCCCATTCTCAGCGTCGCCTACAGACCAGCTTATGACCAGGGTGGCCCAGTTGaaatccttcccttcctctaccttGGAAGTGCCTACCATGCGTCCAAGTGCGAGTTCCTCGCCAACCTGCACATCACAGCCCTGCTGAATGTTTCCCGCCGGACCTCTGAGGCCTGCACCACCCACCTACACTACAAGTGGATCCCTGTGGAGGACAGCCACACCGCCGACATTAGCTCCCACTTTCAAGAAGCAATAGATTTTATTGACTGtgtcagggaagagggaggcaaggTCCTGGTCCACTGTGAAGCCGGGGTCTCCCGGTCGCCCACCATCTGCATGGCTtacctcatgaagaccaagcagtTCCGCCTGAAGGAGGCCTTCGAGTATATCAAGCAGAGGAGGAGCGTGGTCTCTCCCAACTTTGGCTTCATGGGACAGCTCCTGCAGTATGAGTCTGAGATCCTGccctccacacccaccccccaaccTCCCTCCTGCCAAGGGGAGGCAGCCAGCTCCACCTTTATAGGCCACTTACAGACACTGAGCCCTGATATGCAGGGTGCCTACTGCACATTCCCTACCTCAGTGCTGGCACCGGTGCCCACCCATGCCACCGTCGCAGAGCTCCACAGGAGCCCCGTGGCCACAGCCACATCCTGCTGA